Within Paenibacillus sabinae T27, the genomic segment AAGCCCGCTAACGATCAGCTGGACAGCTTGGCCGTATGTCATCTTGGACTTGGGAGCAAAAAGCTGGCTGGTCACTCCGTTAATCACCCCGGCTTCATGCAGTGCATTGATTTTGGCCTCCGCCGGATCACCTTTAAGGTCGGAGAAAGCGAATGCTGACGCTCCGAAAGATACCGAGGCGGCCAAAATCCCGCATGCTATGGTCATTTTTTTGGCGCTGTGCCTGAATGTCTGTATATTCATGATATTATCACCTCTTATCCTTCTAGATGCCCCATTACGCCAAAAAGTTGCAGGCAGATTCAGGTTTGTCCAAAAAACCAGCCCCGGCCGTCCCATTTTCTATTTAATTTTTATTTTCTTATCTCCTACCAGTGTGTGGAAAATGATCTCCTTCTCACTAAGCCATTCAGGATCATCCATTCCCAAAACTTGCTCGGCCGTTTGGTAATCTTCAAAATTCATAAGTATATGAAGATTCTCCCATAGAAACCATACTGTACTTGACAATAAGGGTTTGTGTTTCTTTAGGAGATTGAAAATATTCGTATTTATATTCGGAAAGTGAATAAAAAATAAGGGCGAACAACAGGAAAATAGCTAGAAAGAATCCTGAAATGAGTAAGGTATATACTTTTTTAAGCAAAATCAAAATGATAACTAAGAAAACAACATTGTATAGCAGCAAGAAGAACTCCGGTGGCTTTAACAGCGGCCTTAGATAATAGTTATTTAGGTGTAACAGAAACAATGCGATATCCGTTAATAGGAGAAGGCTTAGACACATTAATGCCCTGTTTTTATTGGTGGCTGGCTTTTCTTCCATCCCTGTAGCAGCCCTCCTTTTTTATCTTCCCCATGTAGTATAGACGATTTTTCGATTGAAATGATCACAATAATTTAACTGAATAATCTTGAAGCCCGCTGCTGGAAATCTCTGCAACGAAGCGATAAGATAGAGAAGTTCACAAGTAGTATCGTTGAGAATAAATGAAATGGGGGCGTTTCACAAATGAAGATTGCGGTAGCCAATGATCATGCGGGGTATTCCTTGAAAGAGGAAGTAAAGGCTTATCTGATCAGTCAAGGGCACGAGGTTCTGGATTTCGGAACGGACAATGAGGAAGCTTGCGACCTGCCCGATTATGTATATCCTGCGGCTTTGGCCGTAGCGGAAGGAAAGGCGGACCGCGGCATATTTGTCGACGGTGTAGGCTATGGAAGCGCGATGATCGCCAATAAAATTCACGGGCTATACGCGGCGGTGTGCCAGGACCCGTTCTGCGCGGAGCTGGCGCGTTCTCACTCCGACACCAATGTGCTGTGTATCGGCGCCAAAATTATCGGCTCGGCGATCGCTCTGGAAACCGTCCGCGTGTGGATGACGACCGATCATTTGGGAGATGTTGAGAAATACAAGCGGCGCGTGGACAAGGTCGTTGAAATCTCGGAGAAGCATTTGAAGAAATTGACCGAAATCTAAGTAGCTCGGACTTCGGCCGCTTTCGGAGACCTTTATAGCCCATTGCTTCCCGAAAGCGGCCGGCATTCTTCACCTGAGCCAGCTCCTGTTTTTTCCCCTCTATAATCCCCTGATTGTTTCTGCTTATAGATTATTCCTTATACAAAAAATATCGTATTTCTCCTAAATTATTCAGGTGAGTACGATATTTTTTATACAATTTAGTATTTTCGCGGAATCTCTCTCTGACTATACATTATACAAGATTGATATTCGAAAAATTCGGAATGATAATTAACCGGCCTCTTGCCGGCTGAGTCCCCGGAACGAAGATCCCTACCGTTTGAATATTACCTACTTCCACTGCAAATTCCGTATGCGGACCAACATCAAATGTGAGGGTAGACGCATTATATCGAGTAATAACAAGCTGAACGGCCGCATCTTTGCTTTCGTTCTTCAACTCCACCAATGCATCAATTCCTGGGGGGATTTCTTCTATAAAATAACCCTGCCCAACGCCAGCGCCCTGATCGAAATGCAAATCTACATGTTTCATTCTTTTGACTCCCTTCCAATGTGATACTGTATAGTATTCCTTCCTATGAAGTTGCGACTAGTTTACATGACTATTATTTAAATAAATGGTTAAAACAACCAAAACTTTTACCTATTAAGTACATATATTTACATTAACTCATCTATAATTAAGGAGAGATGCTGCATGAACTTGCTGAAGGATCTGTTAGGCAAACAAGTTATTGCAATGGTTTCAGGATTGCTCCAGCCTTTGGAAGGGACCTTGATAGATTATGGACCGGATGTTGTGATCATTAACAATGGAGTCAAATACCTGTACATTCCGGCTGCCCACATTAGATTTTTAATGCAAAATACAGAAGCTGCCGCCAGTCCGGATCATGTTGACCAATCCCTGCCTTCAAGTCAAGATACGATCTCCCTTCGGCCGCTTGTGGAGAATAGCAAGGGTATTTTCACAGAAATATATATTACCGGAGTTCATGTGCTTCACGGGTACATTCAGAATATACTGGACGATTATCTTCTCTTCTATTCCCCGGTTTTTGATACCATACTCGTTCGTATGAAGCATCTTAAATATATGATCCCTTATCCTGCCAAAGTTGTCCCGTATGCTCTGAAGGAAGATGAGCTCTTGTCCAATCTTTCTGCTGTATCCGTAG encodes:
- a CDS encoding RpiB/LacA/LacB family sugar-phosphate isomerase, which translates into the protein MKIAVANDHAGYSLKEEVKAYLISQGHEVLDFGTDNEEACDLPDYVYPAALAVAEGKADRGIFVDGVGYGSAMIANKIHGLYAAVCQDPFCAELARSHSDTNVLCIGAKIIGSAIALETVRVWMTTDHLGDVEKYKRRVDKVVEISEKHLKKLTEI